GATGTGGTTTGGCCGGTAGGAGTAATTGCGGACCTCTTCGGCCTTGGTGCCTCCGGAGAGGACGAGCACAGTCTGGTAACCCATTTCCACGCCTCCGAGGATGTCGGTGTACATGGTGTCGCCGATCATGACCGTCTGGCTGGTGGTCGTTTCCATCTGCTTGCGGGCCAGCCGCATCATGACGCTACTGGGCTTGCCGACGGAAAAGGCTTTGACGCCGGTGGCCTCCTCGATCAGCCGCACGATGGCCCCGCAGCCGGGACGGATGCTGTTTTCGATCGGGCAGTTGCTGTCGAGGTTGGTCGCGATGAGCTTGGCCCCGGCATGGACAAGCTGGGTTGCTTTTTCCAGGTTTTCGAAATTGATCACCCGGCCCTCGCCGACGACGACATAATCGGGATTATCCTCGGTGATCGAGTAGCCGTTGGTGTGAAGGGCGAGGTTGAGGCCGCCTTCGCCGATGACAAAGGCCGTTCCCTGTGGCTTCTGGGAAGCCAGGAAGCGTGCAGTGGCTATTGCGCAGGTGAAAA
The DNA window shown above is from Ruficoccus amylovorans and carries:
- a CDS encoding HAD-IIA family hydrolase, coding for MELGFLIDMDGVIYKGSQVIDGAVDVINHLVRKNIPFCFITNNSQKTRRDVALKLKKMGMQVEDRHIFTCAIATARFLASQKPQGTAFVIGEGGLNLALHTNGYSITEDNPDYVVVGEGRVINFENLEKATQLVHAGAKLIATNLDSNCPIENSIRPGCGAIVRLIEEATGVKAFSVGKPSSVMMRLARKQMETTTSQTVMIGDTMYTDILGGVEMGYQTVLVLSGGTKAEEVRNYSYRPNHIIGSIADLPNLFPQVFEEPLPVRQKKSPRPLSRKRHAVLAAHAST